The Epinephelus lanceolatus isolate andai-2023 chromosome 8, ASM4190304v1, whole genome shotgun sequence genome includes a window with the following:
- the LOC117258023 gene encoding P2Y purinoceptor 1-like codes for MKNTTGCVSLDFTGRFLPPVYIIVFIVGLVANGWGLKSLVHNWQKLKIINVFILNLGLADILYLLTLPFLMVYYFMRGKWIFGDAFCKITRFCFYLNLYGSIGFLTCISVYRYLAVVHPVRVMGRLTLTRSVGISAMVWVLVSAQSVPDVFYTKTYGNSTEKCVDTTTNTYVESYLNYTLGRTFTGFCIPFLITLGCYGHVIVVLCRTNTTDKVLKQRSLKLLFILILLFSVCYIPYHVLKNLSLWSRVLCKQKIFVKWLKGADIAYQISRGLVCLNSALNPLVYLLGNEDIPAQFRQLLQQARQRFSRPPPTNSGSVPMAQLTGV; via the coding sequence ATGAAGAATACAACTGGTTGTGTCAGTTTAGACTTTACAGGCAGATTTCTGCCTCCTGTTTACATCATAGTCTTCATCGTTGGTCTGGTAGCTAACGGATGGGGACTGAAGTCTTTGGTGCACAACTGGCAGAAGCTAAAAATCATCAATGTTTTCATTCTCAACCTTGGACTTGCTGATATTTTGTACCTGCTCACTCTCCCGTTCTTGATGGTGTACTACTTTATGAGGGGTAAATGGATCTTTGGAGACGCATTCTGCAAGATCACAAGATTCTGCTTCTACCTGAATCTATATGGCAGCATCGGGTTCCTTACTTGTATAAGTGTGTACAGGTACCTGGCTGTTGTCCATCCAGTGAGAGTGATGGGAAGATTAACTCTGACTCGTTCTGTGGGGATCTCAGCCATGGTTTGGGTCTTGGTGAGCGCTCAAAGTGTCCCGGACGTGTTCTACACCAAAACATATGGAAACAGCACTGAGAAATGTGTTGATACCACCACCAACACCTACGTTGAGAGTTACCTGAACTACACTCTTGGACGGACATTCACTGGGTTTTGTATCCCATTCCTCATCACACTGGGCTGCTATGGACATGTGATTGTTGTTCTCTGCCGCACAAATACCACTGACAAGGTACTGAAACAGAGAAGTCTGAAGTTGTTGTTCATCTTGattcttctcttctctgtttGTTACATCCCCTATCATGTTTTAAAGAACCTCAGCCTCTGGTCAAGAGTTTTGTGTAAACAGAAGATATTTGTCAAATGGTTAAAAGGGGCAGACATTGCTTATCAGATAAGTCGAGGCCTTGTGTGTCTGAACAGTGCTCTCAACCCTCTGGTTTACCTCCTTGGAAATGAAGATATTCCTGCTCAGTTCAGACAGCTGCTCCAACAAGCTCGTCAGAGATTCAGCCGTCCGCCTCCAACAAACTCTGGCAGTGTGCCCATGGCACAACTCACAGGAGTTTAA
- the LOC117258692 gene encoding P2Y purinoceptor 1-like, whose product MSHVKFVNHDESFTGICPGYLNHSWHHCMLFYSICCFSGDRMKNTSCPCVSSDFRGRFLPPVYIIVFIIGLVANGWGLKSLLHNWQKLKIINVSVLNLGLADILYLLTLPFLMVYHFMGGKWIFGDAFCKITRFCFHLNLYGSIGFLTCISVYRYLAVVHPVRVMGGLTLAHSVGISAMVWVLVSIQSLPDIFYPKTFGNNTEQSCFDSTSDTYVESYLNYTLGRTFTGFCIPFLITLGCYGHVIVVLCRTNTTDKILKQRSLKLLFILILLFSVCYIPYHVLKNLSLWSRVLLKQEICAEWSNGVYIARQISCGLVSLNSALNPLVYLHGHEDIPAQLRQLFQQACQKFSRPPPKNSGSVPMAQITEEL is encoded by the coding sequence ATGagtcatgtcaagtttgtaaatcATGACGAAAGCTTCACAGGAATTTGTCCAGGTTACTTAAACCATTCTTGGCATCActgcatgttgttttacagtatttgctgcttttcaggCGACAGAATGAAGAACACCTCTTGTCCTTGTGTCAGCTCTGACTTTAGAGGCAGATTTCTGCCTCCTGTTTACATCATAGTCTTCATCATTGGTCTGGTAGCTAACGGATGGGGACTGAAGTCTTTGCTGCACAACTGGCAGAAGCTAAAAATCATCAATGTTTCTGTTCTCAACCTTGGACTTGCTGATATTTTGTACCTGCTCACTCTCCCGTTTTTGATGGTGTACCACTTTATGGGGGGTAAATGGATCTTTGGAGACGCATTCTGCAAGATAACAAGATTCTGCTTCCACCTGAATCTCTATGGCAGCATCGGATTCCTTACTTGTATAAGTGTGTACAGGTACCTGGCTGTTGTCCATCCAGTTCGTGTGATGGGAGGATTAACTCTGGCTCATTCTGTGGGGATCTCAGCCATGGTTTGGGTCTTGGTGAGCATTCAAAGTCTTCCGGACATTTTCTACCCCAAAACATTTGGAAACAACACTGAGCAATCATGTTTTGATTCCACCAGTGACACCTACGTTGAGAGTTACCTGAACTACACTCTTGGACGGACATTCACTGGCTTTTGTATCCCATTCCTCATCACACTGGGCTGCTATGGACATGTGATTGTTGTTCTCTGCCGCACAAATACCACTGACAAGATACTGAAACAGAGAAGTCTGAAGTTGTTGTTCATCTTGattcttctcttctctgtttGTTACATCCCCTATCATGTTTTAAAGAACCTCAGCCTCTGGTCAAGAGTTCTTCTCAAACAGGAGATATGTGCTGAATGGTCCAATGGAGTCTACATTGCTCGACAGATAAGTTGTGGCCTTGTATCTCTGAACAGTGCTCTCAACCCTCTGGTTTACCTCCATGGTCATGAAGATATACCTGCTCAGCTTAGACAGCTGTTTCAACAAGCTTGTCAGAAGTTCAGCCGTCCACCTCCAAAAAACTCCGGCAGCGTGCCCATGGCACAAATCACAGAGGAACTTTAA
- the LOC117258690 gene encoding P2Y purinoceptor 1-like: MNKSSCPRVNFDFTGRFLPPVYIIVFIVGLVANGWGLKSLLQKWKKLGNINVFVLNLGLADILYLLTLPFLVVYHFMKSKWIFGDAFCKITRFCFNLNLYGSIGFLTCISVYRYLAIVHPMRVMGRITVTHSVVISVMVWLLVSVQSLPDVFYTKTYGNKPGKCYETTHKRYVESYLKYSLGWTLTGFCIPFLITLGCYGHVIVVLCRTNTTHKVLKQRSLKLLFILILLFSVCYIPYHVLKNLNLWSRVLSKQKICAEWSNGVYIAHQISRGLVCLNGALNPLVYLHGNENFLASTRQLLQQAHQTFSRVFFSNSGSVPVPQTADEAEHEL; this comes from the coding sequence atgaacaaatccTCCTGTCCTCGTGTCAACTTTGACTTCACAGGCAGATTTCTGCCTCCCGTTTACATCATAGTCTTCATCGTTGGTCTGGTAGCTAACGGATGGGGACTGAAGTCTTTGCTACAGAAATGGAAGAAACTGGGTAACATCAATGTTTTTGTTCTTAACCTTGGACTTGCTGATATTTTGTACCTGCTCACTCTCCCGTTTTTGGTGGTGTACCACTTTATGAAGAGTAAATGGATCTTTGGAGACGCATTCTGCAAGATAACAAGATTCTGCTTCAACCTGAATCTATATGGCAGCATCGGGTTCCTTACTTGTATAAGTGTGTACAGGTACCTGGCCATTGTCCATCCAATGAGAGTGATGGGAAGAATAACTGTCACCCACTCTGTGGTGATCTCAGTCATGGTTTGGCTGTTGGTGAGTGTTCAGAGTCTCCCAGACGTGTTCTACACCAAAACATATGGAAACAAGCCTGGGAAATGTTATGAAACCACCCATAAGCGCTATGTTGAGAGTTACCTGAAATACAGCCTTGGATGGACACTCACTGGGTTTTGTATCCCATTCCTCATCACACTGGGCTGCTATGGACATGTGATTGTTGTTCTCTGCCGCACAAATACCACTCACAAGGTACTGAAACAGAGAAGTCTGAAGTTGTTGTTCATCTTGattcttctcttctctgtttGTTACATCCCCTATCATGTTTTAAAGAACCTCAACCTCTGGTCAAGAGTTCTGTCCAAACAGAAAATATGTGCTGAATGGTCCAATGGAGTCTACATCGCTCATCAGATAAGCCGCGGCCTTGTGTGTCTGAACGGTGCTCTCAACCCTCTGGTTTACCTCCATGGTAATGAGAATTTTCTTGCTAGTACTAGACAGCTGCTCCAGCAAGCTCATCAGACGTTCAGTCGTGTGTTTTTTTCAAACTCCGGCAGTGTGCCTGTGCCACAAACTGCAGATGAAGCTGAACACGAGTTATGA
- the LOC117258691 gene encoding P2Y purinoceptor 1-like: MKNTSCPRVNFDFTGRFLPPVYILVFIIGLVANGWGLKSLLHNWKKLKIINVFILNLGLADILYLLTLPFLMVYYFMGRQWIFGDAFCKITRFCFHLNLYGSIGFLTCISVYRYLAVVHAVRVMGRLTLTRSVGISVMVWLFVSIQSLPDVFYIKTFGNNTGKCFDTTNNFYVESYLKYSLGWTFTGFCIPFLITLGCYGHVIVVLCRTNTTDKVLKQRSLKLLFILILLFSVCYIPYHAFKNFNLMARLLTSQGLCPEWSNGVYIAHQISRGLVCLNSALNPLVYLHGNEDIPAQFRQLLQQARQMFSHPPPTNSSSMPMAQITEEV; this comes from the coding sequence ATGAAGAACACCTCTTGTCCTCGTGTCAACTTTGACTTTACAGGCAGATTTCTGCCTCCTGTTTACATCTTAGTCTTCATCATTGGTCTGGTAGCTAACGGATGGGGACTGAAGTCTTTGCTGCACAACTGGAAGAAGCTAAAAATCATCAATGTTTTCATTCTCAACCTTGGACTTGCTGATATTTTGTACCTGCTCACTCTCCCGTTTTTGATGGTGTACTACTTTATGGGAAGGCAATGGATCTTTGGAGACGCATTCTGCAAGATAACAAGATTCTGCTTCCACCTGAATCTATATGGCAGCATCGGGTTCCTTACTTGTATAAGTGTGTACAGGTATCTGGCTGTTGTCCATGCAGTTCGAGTGATGGGAAGATTAACTCTGACTCGTTCTGTGGGGATCTCAGTCATGGTTTGGCTGTTCGTGAGCATTCAAAGTCTCCCGGACGTGTTCTACATCAAAACATTTGGAAACAACACTGGCAAATGTTTTGATACCACCAATAACTTCTATGTTGAGAGTTACCTGAAATACAGCCTTGGATGGACATTCACTGGGTTTTGTATCCCATTCCTCATCACACTGGGCTGCTATGGACATGTGATTGTTGTTCTCTGCCGCACAAATACCACTGACAAGGTACTGAAACAGAGAAGTCTGAAGTTGTTGTTCATCTTGattcttctcttctctgtttGTTACATCCCCTATCATGCATTCAAGAATTTCAACCTTATGGCAAGACTTTTGACAAGTCAAGGCCTTTGCCCTGAATGGTCCAATGGAGTCTACATCGCTCATCAGATAAGCCGCGGCCTTGTGTGTCTGAACAGTGCTCTCAACCCTCTGGTTTACCTCCATGGAAATGAAGATATTCCCGCTCAGTTCAGACAGCTGCTCCAACAAGCTCGTCAGATGTTCAGCCATCCACCTCCAACAAACTCCAGCAGTATGCCCATGGCACAAATCACAGAGGAagtttaa